The following coding sequences are from one Chitinimonas sp. BJYL2 window:
- a CDS encoding proteasome-type protease, giving the protein MTYCVAMRLDAGLMFASDTRTNAGVDHIASHGKMHIFEVPGQRLIVLLSAGNLATTQSVVSLLRQRLGRDAVNLHNVATLYDAAQLVGSTLKEVVARDASEQQSQGVDFGANFIVGGQIQGEAPRLFHVYPQGNFIEASGDTPYLQIGESKYGKPIIDRVIRPDTPLAEAAKCTLISFDSTIRSNLSVGLPIDMLIYNAGSFAPAKPHRVDGDDPYFNKLRKGWSEGLRRVFARLPDADWFD; this is encoded by the coding sequence ATGACTTACTGCGTTGCCATGCGGCTCGATGCCGGCCTGATGTTTGCCTCGGATACCCGCACCAATGCGGGCGTGGATCACATTGCCAGTCACGGCAAAATGCATATTTTCGAGGTGCCGGGCCAACGCCTGATCGTGCTGCTGAGCGCCGGCAACCTGGCCACGACCCAGAGTGTGGTGAGCCTGCTGCGTCAGCGGCTAGGCAGGGATGCCGTCAACCTGCATAACGTTGCCACCCTTTACGACGCCGCCCAGCTGGTCGGCAGCACACTCAAGGAAGTCGTGGCGCGCGATGCCAGCGAGCAACAATCGCAAGGCGTGGATTTTGGTGCCAACTTCATTGTGGGCGGACAGATCCAGGGCGAGGCACCGCGGCTGTTCCATGTCTACCCGCAAGGCAACTTCATCGAAGCCTCGGGCGATACGCCTTACCTGCAGATCGGCGAATCCAAGTACGGCAAACCCATCATCGACCGCGTGATCCGCCCCGATACCCCGCTGGCAGAGGCCGCCAAATGCACGCTGATCTCCTTTGATTCGACAATACGCAGCAACCTGTCGGTCGGCCTGCCCATCGACATGCTGATCTACAACGCCGGCAGCTTTGCCCCAGCCAAGCCCCATCGCGTGGACGGTGACGACCCCTATTTCAACAAGTTGCGCAAAGGTTGGAGTGAAGGCCTGCGCCGCGTTTTCGCCAGACTCCCCGATGCAGACTGGTTTGATTGA
- a CDS encoding polyamine ABC transporter substrate-binding protein, with protein sequence MVAVRKLKQALAVAGLCSVAVAASAAGKLNVYNWNDYIADDTIGNFQKKFDVKVKYDVYDSNEVLQAKLMTGRSGYDIVVPSLEFAARQVKAGIYQKLDKSKLPNYVNLDKTILEKLKVADPTNEYLVPYMWGTTAFGINVDKVKKALGNEPMPADAWELLFNPKYTSKLKGCGISYMDTGSDIYSMVNIHLGRDANDTSDAALKAANEALAKVRKDIRVFNSSPIDLLANGDVCVAMAFNGDVYIARDRAVEAKNGQKIDYVVPAKGTIVWVDNMAIPKDAKNIENAHHWINTILDPKVAAAISNKVSYANPNTAAKPFVDPELAKDTKVFLTPEVLAKMQAKMPLDTAAQKRVNSYFNKFKTNKK encoded by the coding sequence ATGGTTGCAGTGCGCAAGCTGAAGCAGGCCCTGGCAGTAGCGGGTCTTTGCAGTGTTGCCGTGGCCGCCAGTGCTGCCGGCAAGCTCAATGTCTACAACTGGAACGATTACATCGCCGACGACACCATCGGCAATTTCCAGAAGAAGTTCGACGTCAAGGTGAAGTACGACGTCTACGACAGCAATGAGGTCCTGCAAGCCAAGCTGATGACGGGCCGCTCGGGCTACGACATCGTCGTGCCCTCGCTCGAATTCGCCGCCCGCCAGGTCAAGGCCGGCATCTACCAGAAGCTCGACAAGTCCAAGCTGCCGAACTACGTCAACCTCGACAAGACCATCCTCGAAAAGCTCAAGGTTGCCGATCCGACCAACGAGTATCTGGTGCCCTATATGTGGGGTACGACCGCTTTCGGTATCAACGTCGACAAGGTCAAGAAGGCCCTGGGCAATGAGCCCATGCCGGCCGATGCCTGGGAGCTGCTGTTCAACCCCAAGTACACCAGCAAGCTCAAAGGCTGCGGTATTTCCTACATGGATACGGGTAGCGACATCTACTCCATGGTGAACATCCACTTGGGCCGTGATGCCAACGACACCTCGGATGCGGCACTCAAGGCCGCCAACGAAGCGCTGGCCAAGGTGCGCAAGGACATCCGCGTGTTCAACTCCTCGCCGATCGATCTGCTCGCCAACGGTGACGTATGCGTGGCCATGGCTTTCAATGGCGACGTGTACATCGCCCGTGACCGCGCCGTCGAAGCCAAGAACGGCCAGAAGATTGACTATGTGGTTCCCGCCAAGGGCACCATCGTGTGGGTCGACAACATGGCTATCCCCAAGGATGCCAAGAACATCGAGAACGCCCACCACTGGATCAACACGATTCTTGACCCCAAGGTCGCGGCTGCCATTTCCAACAAGGTCAGCTACGCTAACCCCAACACCGCTGCCAAGCCTTTTGTTGACCCCGAACTGGCCAAGGACACCAAGGTGTTCCTGACACCGGAAGTACTGGCCAAGATGCAGGCCAAGATGCCGCTGGACACTGCTGCCCAGAAGCGCGTCAACAGCTACTTCAACAAGTTCAAGACCAACAAGAAGTAA
- a CDS encoding extracellular solute-binding protein, translated as MTHYRMLTLALLGTLSLAASAAGKLHVYNWNDYIADDTVASFEKQFDVKVKYETYDSNEVLQTRLMSGRTDYDIVVPSLEFVPRQIEAGIYQKLDKRKLPNYVHLDKRLLAKMQSIDPGNAYMIPYMWGTTAFAINVNKVRQALGKEAMPADRWELLFNPRYTSKLKRCGIAYMDTGSEVYAMVNLYLGRSASDLSDTALQAANATLAGVRKDIQTFNASPIDLLAKGSVCIAMVHSGDAYMAMDRAAETKSQQVIEYQLPARGAIVWIDSMGIPKDAKNVDNAHRWLNMMLDPKVSASIANAVRYATPNVSARPHLDPDLAKDDKIFLPPELLAKMQTKQPIDAMTQIRVNSYFNMFRSGK; from the coding sequence ATGACTCATTACCGAATGCTGACACTGGCCCTGCTGGGCACCCTGTCACTGGCCGCCTCCGCCGCCGGCAAGCTCCATGTCTACAACTGGAATGACTACATTGCCGACGACACCGTCGCGAGCTTCGAGAAGCAATTCGACGTCAAGGTGAAGTATGAAACCTATGACAGCAACGAAGTGCTGCAGACCCGGCTGATGAGCGGGCGTACTGATTACGATATCGTGGTGCCCTCGCTGGAGTTCGTGCCACGGCAGATTGAAGCCGGCATTTACCAGAAGCTCGACAAGCGCAAGCTGCCCAACTACGTGCATCTGGACAAGCGCCTGCTGGCCAAGATGCAGTCCATCGATCCGGGCAATGCCTACATGATCCCCTATATGTGGGGCACCACCGCCTTTGCGATCAATGTGAACAAGGTACGTCAGGCACTGGGTAAGGAAGCCATGCCGGCGGATCGCTGGGAGCTGCTGTTCAACCCCAGGTACACCAGCAAACTGAAGCGCTGCGGGATCGCCTATATGGACACCGGCAGTGAGGTGTACGCGATGGTCAACCTGTATCTGGGGCGCAGCGCCAGTGATCTCTCGGATACCGCACTGCAGGCCGCCAACGCCACACTGGCCGGTGTACGCAAGGACATCCAGACCTTCAATGCCTCGCCGATCGACTTGCTCGCCAAGGGGTCGGTATGCATTGCCATGGTGCACAGCGGTGATGCCTATATGGCGATGGACCGCGCGGCCGAAACAAAAAGCCAGCAGGTCATCGAGTATCAGCTGCCCGCCAGAGGGGCCATCGTCTGGATCGACAGCATGGGTATCCCCAAGGATGCCAAGAACGTCGATAACGCCCATCGCTGGCTCAACATGATGCTGGACCCCAAGGTTTCGGCCAGTATTGCCAATGCGGTGCGCTATGCCACTCCGAACGTGAGCGCCCGCCCCCATCTGGACCCGGATCTGGCCAAAGACGACAAGATCTTCCTGCCGCCAGAACTGCTCGCCAAGATGCAGACCAAACAGCCGATCGATGCGATGACGCAGATCAGGGTGAACAGCTACTTCAATATGTTCCGATCCGGAAAATAG
- a CDS encoding DUF3370 family protein: MKKDHSPAWPARCITLALLGATAQASPLLVQSDTWFKTSTADSASLPAASKCLVTAGTRLEANGATSPASNHYQVTLSAAPAGCAFSSGYFYSAHVSWHNWLTGPLAVDTPVPKSELSAFNAGYGGYPIWKSNNPEKYSGTGWLMQNGRADAARGGSATPISGCTNAYTFHINNTGRTAYVHLMASNPNGSALTLNAKGSMYSNTEKPLTGKAAGQSYFVAKDWLNGTFRTNISNRSVNAYTATEIAKVTANVNNMIDGRFEVCTDRSVYLYTVVTYSGTTTDAINATQGAAAPGEIYSPGPGKFGREAGIYAASVVGGTSEVILPASGKYLGLAFNTTAKGAGLQEQTQPATMRLADSSERTYGNYGHKYDVTVRMRNNDSYAKTVRLSFASSFTGSTDTPSFTFNSPAKLNGTAIDLWTTPTKPRQTLGTWTIGANSYFDARLTTFIAGLGVTDQQLVVEVL; the protein is encoded by the coding sequence ATGAAAAAAGACCACTCGCCGGCCTGGCCGGCACGCTGCATCACCCTCGCCCTGCTGGGCGCGACGGCCCAGGCCAGCCCCTTGCTGGTGCAAAGCGACACCTGGTTCAAAACCAGCACGGCTGATTCGGCTTCGCTACCGGCGGCCAGCAAATGTCTGGTCACGGCCGGCACACGGCTTGAAGCCAATGGCGCCACCAGCCCCGCCAGCAATCATTACCAGGTCACCCTCTCTGCGGCACCGGCCGGTTGCGCCTTCAGCAGCGGCTATTTCTACAGTGCCCATGTGAGCTGGCACAACTGGCTCACCGGCCCCCTGGCGGTCGACACGCCCGTACCCAAGAGCGAGCTCAGCGCCTTCAATGCCGGCTATGGCGGATACCCGATCTGGAAAAGCAATAACCCCGAGAAATATTCCGGCACGGGCTGGCTGATGCAGAACGGCCGCGCCGATGCGGCGCGCGGCGGCAGTGCCACGCCCATCAGCGGCTGTACCAATGCCTATACCTTCCACATCAACAACACCGGGCGTACTGCCTATGTGCACCTGATGGCCAGCAACCCCAATGGCAGCGCACTCACGCTCAACGCCAAGGGATCGATGTACAGCAATACCGAAAAACCCCTGACCGGCAAGGCCGCAGGCCAGAGCTACTTTGTGGCCAAGGATTGGCTCAACGGTACATTCCGCACCAACATCAGCAACCGGAGCGTGAACGCCTACACCGCCACCGAGATCGCCAAGGTCACCGCCAATGTGAACAACATGATCGACGGCCGGTTCGAAGTCTGCACTGATCGCTCGGTGTACCTTTACACCGTGGTGACCTACAGCGGTACCACCACGGATGCGATCAATGCCACCCAGGGTGCTGCCGCCCCCGGTGAGATCTACTCCCCGGGCCCGGGCAAGTTTGGTCGGGAGGCCGGCATCTATGCGGCGTCAGTCGTGGGCGGGACCAGCGAAGTGATCCTGCCGGCTTCCGGCAAGTATCTGGGTCTCGCGTTCAACACCACCGCCAAGGGCGCCGGTCTGCAGGAACAGACCCAGCCCGCCACGATGCGGCTGGCCGATTCGTCCGAGCGCACCTACGGCAACTACGGGCACAAGTACGATGTCACCGTGCGCATGCGCAATAACGACAGCTATGCCAAAACAGTGAGGCTGTCGTTCGCGTCGAGCTTCACGGGCAGCACTGACACTCCCTCTTTCACCTTCAACTCACCCGCCAAGCTCAACGGCACCGCCATCGACCTGTGGACCACGCCCACCAAGCCCAGGCAGACACTGGGGACCTGGACCATCGGGGCCAACAGCTACTTCGATGCGCGCCTGACCACCTTTATCGCCGGTCTCGGGGTGACCGACCAGCAACTGGTGGTCGAGGTTCTCTAA
- a CDS encoding glyoxylate/hydroxypyruvate reductase A, with translation MTRPLFHLHTPRQIELWRALFTAALPECTVTAGDEPVDDAKVEYLAAWQPPAGLFGRFPRLKAVFALGAGVDRFLDREDLAPEVQLIRLTDAGMAQQMIEYVLAGVLHFQRGFDVYAAQQAQGRWQPQPFRLAAQTRVGVLGLGEIGGAVARALRGMGYDVAGWSRTPRTLDGMVCHHGDTGLATLLARTDILVNLLPNTPQTRGLLNAERLARLPAGSALVNAGRGETVDEAALLAALEGDHLRGAWLDVLVNEPAAPEHPFWRHPKVVLTPHIAAMTLPEESVAQIAAKWRALARGETVPGEVRRHSGY, from the coding sequence ATGACACGACCGTTATTTCATCTCCACACCCCGCGCCAGATCGAACTCTGGCGCGCCCTGTTCACGGCAGCCTTGCCCGAGTGCACCGTAACGGCCGGTGACGAGCCGGTAGACGATGCCAAGGTGGAGTACCTCGCCGCCTGGCAACCGCCAGCGGGCCTGTTTGGCCGCTTTCCAAGGCTCAAGGCCGTGTTCGCGCTCGGCGCCGGGGTGGACCGTTTCCTCGACCGTGAAGATCTCGCCCCCGAGGTACAGCTGATTCGCCTGACCGATGCCGGCATGGCGCAGCAGATGATCGAGTATGTGCTGGCCGGCGTGCTGCACTTCCAGCGCGGATTCGATGTCTACGCCGCGCAGCAGGCGCAGGGGCGCTGGCAGCCGCAGCCTTTCCGGCTGGCCGCGCAGACGCGGGTGGGTGTGCTGGGGCTGGGCGAGATTGGCGGGGCGGTTGCGCGCGCCTTGCGGGGCATGGGCTACGATGTGGCGGGCTGGAGCCGCACCCCACGTACGCTTGACGGGATGGTCTGTCATCACGGCGATACCGGGCTGGCTACCCTGCTGGCCCGTACCGATATCCTCGTCAACCTGCTGCCGAACACACCGCAGACGCGAGGCCTGCTGAACGCCGAGCGATTGGCCCGTTTGCCCGCTGGCAGTGCGCTGGTCAATGCGGGCCGTGGCGAAACCGTGGATGAGGCCGCGCTGCTGGCAGCCCTGGAGGGAGATCATCTGCGCGGTGCCTGGCTTGACGTGCTGGTCAATGAACCGGCCGCACCCGAGCACCCGTTCTGGCGCCACCCCAAGGTGGTGCTGACACCGCATATCGCCGCCATGACGCTACCCGAGGAATCAGTCGCGCAGATTGCAGCAAAGTGGCGGGCCCTGGCGCGCGGGGAAACCGTGCCCGGTGAGGTGCGGCGCCACAGCGGTTACTGA
- a CDS encoding phage holin family protein has translation MNLFAVWLINAVSLLLVTWLLPGIQVQGFVSALLIALVLGIVNVLIRPVLLILTLPVNLLTLGLFTFVINGFCFWLVAAVLQGFAVSSFGMAVIGAMVYSVISWIASSMLLGRD, from the coding sequence ATGAACCTGTTCGCCGTCTGGCTGATCAATGCGGTCAGCCTCTTGCTTGTGACCTGGCTGCTACCCGGCATCCAGGTGCAGGGATTCGTATCCGCCCTGCTGATTGCGCTTGTGCTGGGCATCGTCAATGTGCTGATCCGCCCGGTACTGCTGATCCTGACCTTGCCGGTCAATCTGCTGACCTTGGGTTTGTTCACCTTTGTCATCAACGGCTTCTGCTTCTGGCTGGTGGCGGCTGTGCTGCAGGGCTTTGCCGTCAGCAGCTTCGGCATGGCCGTGATCGGCGCCATGGTGTACAGCGTGATCAGCTGGATTGCGTCGAGTATGTTGCTGGGCCGCGATTGA
- a CDS encoding multifunctional CCA addition/repair protein, whose amino-acid sequence MKIYTVGGAVRDELLGLPVKDRDYVVVGATVEDMLAAGYRPVGKDFPVFLHPHTQAEYALARTERKSGRGYKGFTVYAAPDVTLEDDLARRDLTINAMAESEDGELIDPFHGQEDLARRTLRHVGPAFIEDPVRILRLARFAARFGFEVARETQALCRRMVDEGEVDHLVAERVWAELAKGLMEAQPSRMFAVLRDCGALARLMPELDALWGVPQPEQHHPEIDTGVHVMLVLDHAAAQGWPLDTRFAALCHDLGKGTTPPAEWPRHIAHEHRGVALVEALCERLRAPNDCRELAVLVSREHTNVHRALELRPDTVVDLLGRCDALRKPERFTRLLDACEADARGRTGFAQRPYPQAAYLQACRVAAAGVDAGAIAMAQADKTTIPDAVRQARIAAIKTVTKPALEST is encoded by the coding sequence ATGAAGATCTACACCGTCGGCGGCGCTGTCCGCGATGAACTGCTGGGCTTGCCGGTAAAGGACCGCGACTACGTGGTGGTCGGCGCGACTGTCGAAGACATGCTGGCGGCCGGATACCGGCCTGTGGGCAAGGATTTCCCCGTGTTCCTGCACCCGCACACGCAGGCGGAATACGCACTCGCCCGCACCGAGCGCAAATCGGGCCGGGGCTACAAAGGGTTCACCGTGTATGCCGCGCCCGATGTGACGCTGGAGGACGATCTGGCGCGCCGTGATCTCACCATCAACGCCATGGCCGAGAGTGAAGACGGCGAACTGATCGATCCGTTCCACGGTCAGGAAGATCTTGCCCGGCGCACACTGCGCCATGTAGGCCCAGCCTTTATTGAAGACCCGGTACGCATTCTGCGGCTGGCACGCTTTGCCGCACGCTTCGGCTTTGAGGTGGCGCGTGAGACGCAGGCGCTGTGCCGCCGCATGGTCGATGAGGGCGAGGTCGATCATCTGGTCGCGGAGCGCGTCTGGGCTGAACTGGCCAAGGGTTTGATGGAGGCGCAGCCCTCGCGGATGTTTGCGGTACTGCGCGATTGCGGTGCACTTGCCCGGCTGATGCCGGAACTCGACGCGCTGTGGGGCGTGCCGCAGCCTGAACAGCATCACCCCGAAATCGATACCGGCGTGCATGTGATGCTGGTGCTGGACCATGCGGCCGCACAGGGCTGGCCGCTCGATACCCGCTTTGCCGCCCTGTGCCACGATCTGGGCAAGGGCACCACACCGCCGGCCGAGTGGCCTCGCCATATCGCCCACGAGCACCGCGGCGTGGCGCTGGTGGAGGCGCTGTGCGAGCGCCTGCGCGCCCCAAACGATTGCCGCGAACTGGCTGTGCTGGTGAGCCGCGAACACACCAATGTGCATCGTGCACTCGAGCTGCGGCCCGATACCGTGGTGGATTTGCTCGGCCGCTGCGATGCCCTGCGCAAGCCGGAACGCTTTACGCGTCTGCTCGATGCCTGTGAAGCCGATGCACGCGGGCGCACCGGTTTCGCTCAACGGCCCTATCCGCAAGCCGCCTATCTGCAGGCGTGCCGCGTGGCTGCCGCGGGTGTGGATGCGGGCGCGATTGCCATGGCCCAGGCCGACAAGACCACCATCCCCGACGCCGTGCGTCAGGCGCGCATTGCGGCCATCAAAACCGTCACCAAACCTGCACTGGAATCGACATGA
- the cysK gene encoding cysteine synthase A yields the protein MRIAKDITALIGNTPLVQLNRVSAGLPGRIVAKLEFFNPSHSVKDRIAGSMIDAAEASGALKPGDTVVEPTSGNTGIGLAMVCAARGYKCVLTMPETMSRERRALLRGYGAELVLTPGPDGMGGAIAKAKALAEENGWFMPQQFENPANPKIHRDTTAEEIWRDTDGQVDILVAGIGTGGTITGVSEVLKARKPSFRAIAVEPDASPVLSGGQKGPHPIQGIGAGFVPGVLNTGIYDEVMRVSNDNAFTTARRMATEEGLLVGISSGAATWAALQIAARPENAGKLIVVIIPSFGERYLSTKLFEGLVD from the coding sequence ATGCGCATCGCCAAAGACATCACCGCCCTGATAGGCAATACACCGCTGGTGCAGCTGAACCGCGTCAGCGCCGGCCTGCCGGGCCGCATCGTGGCCAAGCTCGAATTCTTCAATCCCTCGCATAGCGTGAAAGACCGCATTGCCGGCAGCATGATCGATGCCGCCGAAGCCAGCGGCGCTCTCAAGCCCGGCGACACGGTGGTCGAGCCGACCAGCGGCAACACCGGTATCGGCCTAGCCATGGTGTGTGCCGCGCGTGGCTACAAATGCGTGCTGACCATGCCGGAAACCATGAGCCGAGAACGCCGCGCCTTGCTGCGCGGCTACGGCGCGGAACTGGTGCTCACCCCCGGCCCCGATGGCATGGGCGGTGCCATCGCCAAGGCCAAGGCACTGGCCGAGGAGAACGGCTGGTTCATGCCGCAACAGTTCGAGAACCCGGCCAACCCCAAGATCCACCGCGACACCACCGCCGAAGAAATCTGGCGCGACACCGACGGCCAGGTCGATATCCTTGTGGCCGGCATCGGCACCGGCGGCACTATCACCGGTGTGAGCGAGGTACTAAAAGCGCGCAAGCCGTCTTTCCGCGCGATTGCGGTGGAACCCGATGCCAGCCCCGTGCTCAGCGGCGGCCAGAAAGGCCCGCACCCGATCCAGGGTATCGGTGCCGGCTTTGTGCCCGGCGTGCTCAATACCGGCATCTATGACGAGGTGATGCGCGTCAGCAACGACAATGCTTTCACCACCGCGCGCCGCATGGCCACCGAAGAGGGCTTGCTGGTCGGCATCAGCTCCGGCGCCGCCACCTGGGCCGCCCTGCAGATCGCCGCGCGGCCCGAGAATGCCGGAAAACTGATTGTGGTGATCATTCCCTCGTTCGGGGAGCGGTATCTGTCGACAAAGCTGTTCGAGGGTCTGGTGGATTGA
- a CDS encoding VOC family protein: MAAPAKNTICLWYNGEAEAAARFYAETFPESCVRAVHRAPGDFPSGKQGDVLTVEFTVMGIPCIGLNGGPAFTHSEAFSFQVTTRDQAETDRYWDAIVGHGGQASACGWCKDKWGISWQITPNMLLDAITHPDPAAAKRAFDAMMGMSRIDISAIESALRG, translated from the coding sequence ATGGCAGCACCTGCAAAGAACACGATCTGCCTTTGGTACAACGGTGAGGCGGAAGCGGCGGCTCGGTTCTACGCCGAGACGTTTCCTGAATCGTGCGTGCGCGCAGTGCATCGCGCACCGGGCGACTTCCCTTCGGGCAAACAAGGTGATGTGCTGACCGTCGAATTCACCGTGATGGGCATTCCCTGTATCGGGCTCAACGGCGGGCCGGCATTCACACATAGCGAAGCCTTTTCATTTCAGGTGACTACTCGCGATCAGGCCGAGACCGACCGATACTGGGATGCCATAGTCGGTCACGGTGGCCAGGCAAGCGCCTGTGGCTGGTGCAAGGACAAATGGGGTATTTCTTGGCAGATCACGCCCAACATGTTGTTGGACGCCATCACCCACCCCGATCCGGCGGCGGCCAAGCGTGCATTCGATGCCATGATGGGCATGAGCAGAATCGATATCAGTGCCATCGAGTCGGCACTGCGCGGCTGA
- a CDS encoding glutathione S-transferase N-terminal domain-containing protein, with the protein MASLDDFPITRKWPATYPDRLQLYSLATPNGVKVSIALEETGLPYEVHKVSFETNDQLSPEFLSLNPNNKIPAIIDPHGPGDEPLALFESGAILIYLAEKTGRLLPADPARRYETLQWLMFQMGGIGPMFGQVGFFHKFAGREYEDKRPRDRYLNESRRLLNVLNQHLAGRTWMMGDEYTIADIAIFPWVRNLVGYYGAGDLVGFADFAEVQRVLAAFVARPAVQRGLGVPA; encoded by the coding sequence ATGGCTTCGCTCGACGACTTCCCCATTACCCGCAAATGGCCGGCGACATACCCGGACCGTCTGCAGCTCTATTCGCTGGCTACGCCCAATGGCGTGAAGGTGTCGATTGCGCTCGAAGAAACCGGCCTGCCTTACGAGGTCCACAAGGTCAGCTTCGAGACGAACGATCAGCTTTCGCCCGAGTTCCTGTCACTGAACCCGAACAACAAGATCCCGGCCATCATAGATCCGCATGGTCCTGGTGATGAGCCGCTGGCCCTGTTTGAGTCGGGTGCGATCCTGATCTATCTGGCCGAGAAGACAGGCCGGTTGCTGCCGGCCGATCCGGCGCGCCGCTACGAAACCCTGCAATGGCTGATGTTCCAGATGGGCGGCATCGGCCCCATGTTTGGCCAGGTGGGCTTCTTCCACAAGTTTGCCGGCCGTGAATATGAAGACAAACGCCCGCGCGACCGCTATCTCAACGAGTCACGCCGCCTCCTGAACGTGCTGAACCAGCATCTCGCAGGCCGCACCTGGATGATGGGCGACGAGTACACGATCGCCGATATCGCGATCTTCCCCTGGGTGCGCAATCTGGTCGGCTATTACGGCGCTGGCGATCTGGTGGGCTTTGCTGATTTTGCCGAGGTGCAGCGCGTGCTGGCGGCGTTTGTGGCGCGGCCCGCGGTGCAGCGGGGATTGGGTGTGCCGGCTTGA
- a CDS encoding YceI family protein, producing MPRILLSLFASLGLIAGASAAPVSYNIDPSHTYPSFEADHMGVSLWRGKFNQSTGKVVLDKAAGTGSVDISIDIGSVDFGHDAMNKKALSAELFDAAKFPQSTYRGKLAGFVNGAPTKVEGELTLRGVSKPVDLEIKRFKCIVHPMLKRELCGADAYATFQRDAFGIDAGKAWGFDMSVALRIQVEAVAAE from the coding sequence ATGCCCCGTATCCTGCTTTCCCTGTTTGCCAGCCTTGGACTGATCGCGGGCGCCAGCGCCGCACCGGTCAGCTACAACATCGATCCTTCGCATACCTACCCGAGCTTCGAGGCCGACCATATGGGCGTGTCGCTATGGCGTGGCAAGTTCAACCAGTCCACGGGCAAGGTGGTGCTGGACAAGGCAGCGGGGACGGGCAGCGTGGATATCAGCATCGATATCGGCAGCGTGGATTTTGGCCATGACGCCATGAACAAGAAGGCCCTGAGTGCCGAGCTGTTCGATGCCGCCAAATTCCCCCAGTCCACCTATCGCGGCAAGCTGGCCGGCTTTGTGAACGGCGCCCCGACCAAGGTTGAAGGTGAGCTGACCCTGCGCGGCGTGAGCAAGCCAGTGGATCTGGAGATCAAGCGCTTCAAATGCATTGTGCATCCCATGCTCAAGCGCGAACTGTGCGGCGCGGATGCCTATGCCACCTTCCAGCGCGATGCCTTCGGCATCGATGCCGGCAAGGCATGGGGCTTTGATATGAGCGTGGCCCTGCGCATCCAGGTTGAAGCCGTGGCGGCGGAGTAA